The genomic segment GATCCGGGACGATGAAATAGGTATTCTGACCCGCAGTTTTAATGAGTTGCTTAAACGTGTCGATATTTCTCAGGCGGAGTTGCGCCAGCAGCTAGAGCAGGAGCAGGCGCAGGGTCAGCAGCTCAAACAAATGGTACGAACCGACCCGCTCACTAACCTCCCTAATCGGGTTGCGTTAAATCAAATGCTCAAAGAAATCACCTGCGAAGCATGCATGCCAAGACCGCTCAGTTGCCTTATGTTCATTGATTTAGACAACTTTAAATTCGTCAATGACAACTATGGCCATGATGCCGGCGACGAGACGCTTATTGAAGTTGGCAATCGGATCAGTGCCATGATCCGCAGTGATGATTTGCTATGTCGATTGGGGGGGGATGAATTTGCATTACTTCTGCCAAGTATAGAGTCGACAGAAAATGCTGAAAAGCTGGCAGCAAGAATAGTCACCATTATTAACCGCCCTATAGTCATAAAGGATACCGTGATGCCGATTGGTATCAGTATTGGCCTTGCCTATACCCCATTGGATGCCAGCGCGCCTATGGACTTGTTAAATTGCGCCGACGATGCCATGTACGCGGCAAAACGTGCGGGTAAGAACAACTTTAAGGTCTTTAGCAAACAGGCATCAGTATGAATCAGCGTTATCTTATGGCCGGTCTCATGGGGTTGTTGTCGCTCAGTGTACTGGCAAACAATGACCCACTCCCGGACCTTGAAGACTTGCTCAGTCAGCAGCTCAATCAATTGCCCAGTAATACACAAATATCTGCCGGTTCCCGAATCGAACGTTCAAGCAGCGATAGCATGGCCGTCACCCATGTGATCACGGACAAAGACATCAGACAATTTAATCTACAATCACTTGCCGACATACTAACTATGTTTGTGGGGATCACCACACGAGATAACAGCTCGTTTATTTATCTTGGTGCGCGAGGTATAGGTCGGCCCGGCGATTTTAATTCGCGTTTTTTGTTTTTGCTTGATGGCACCAGAATGAACGAAAACCTGTTGGATGCAGGGCTGTTGGGCTACGAAAACTTTGTCGATGTGGGGTTAATTGAACGGGTTGAATACAGCCCGGGTGCGTCTGCTGCTTTGTATGGGAACAATGCGCTTTTGGGTGTGATAAACATAGTCACTAAAACCAGTAGCAAGTTACGTGGTCTGAATACCGCCTTTTCGGTGACCAATGATGATACCCTGCACGGACGAGTAACCGTCGGGGGGCGCTCTGAGTCAGGTGCCGACAGCTGGTTGTCTCTCAGTGGTTCCAGGTTAAGATCTAAGGACTTTCCTGTGCCCGGCGCACCAGCAGAGTTGCTGAGGTGGCAGGATCTGAACAAGGAGAGCAGCAGCAGAATTATGCTCAGCCATCAAACGGGTAGTTTACAGTTGCAGGCTGCGGCTTCCAGGCGTCAGCGCAGTTTCCCCGATGGCTTTAGTGTGTTGTTTAGCGGCGGTGCAGAGCCGACAGCGCCTGAACTTGAAACGCTTGATAACGAAGCTTATTTTCTGGCTCTAACCTATGACGACAAAGTTTCAGATGATATGGAAGCCTATTTTCATATTTCCACGCATGGCAATGACCTGATACGCAGCGTGCCATTGACACTGCAAAGCGGTGAAGTAGAGTTTGTCAGACCCATGAATTCCGGCCGCTGGAGTAACCTGGACGGGCAGCTGGTCTTTTTAGGTGTTGAGAACCATGAGTTTATGGTGGGAATAGACTTTCAGAAGGATCACCGACAGGAGTTTAGTTCACGGTCCAGTCTGCCGTCCCAATTTAACTTTGAACAAAAAAGTAACGAAAATCGTTACGGCCTGTATTTTCAGGATCTGTGGCGAATTAATCCCAGGTTTAAGCTCCAATGGGCCTTAAGACACGATGACTCTGATTTTAGCCCCGCCAGATGGTCGCCCAGTCTTACCCTTAAATATAGTTTTTTAGAAGGTCACCATCTGTTACTGCGCCACAGCCGTGCGTTCAGAGTGGCAAACTTTCTGGAACGTAACGCCAACAGCGTGTTCAGTGAACCAAACCCGGAAAACGAAACGATAGATTACAACGAGCTGAGTCTTGTGCAGCGCTGGAGTGACTCGTTGTCGTCTTTTGCGACTTTTTATTACGCCGATATAAATAACCTGATCCATCAGGACTTCTTTCGGCCAATTTACTTTAATCCGCCGCCTATCAGGAGCCATGGGGTCGAATTTGGGGTGGATAAACGCTGGGCGAGGGGGATGTCTTTGATTGCCAATTTGGCCGTCCAACGCTCCAGATTGAGAGGTGGGTTTGGCATAGCGAACTCACCTGAATTTATTGGCAAGATGCGTTTTAGCATGCCCCTTGGTAACTCTGGTTTTACACTGAGCCTGAACTCTTACGGAGTCAGTAAAAGGAGAACCTTTGATAGCCATTTACCTGGGTATGTCAGCCATGACGTCAGCTTAAACTGGCAAAATAGCCCGGATCTGTTTGTTGCTTTGGGAGTCAGAAATATCACAGATAAAGACATACTTGAGATCACCGATGATGGTTTTACGCCTTATTTGCAGCGCCGTCGGCAAGTACACTTGTCGGTTAACTGGAGCTGGAATAATGATTAAACAACTGGTTGCGGTGTGTTTATTATTCATGGTTTGCGAGGGAAAAACACAAAGCTTGAGCGAGAATGAGCTCAAAGCTGCGTTTTTGTATCGCTTCAGTCAGTTCAGCAAGTGGCCTCCGCCGCCGCCCGACAAATTGCGCTTTTGTGTTGTTGGCAACCCGGGCTTGTATCAGGCGGTTACTTCACTACTGCACTCGCAGGGCATGGAAGATGACACCGAAGTCCTGGAATTACCAAACAACGAACAAATATCGCGTTGCGATATTCTGTTTCTGAGCCAGCAAAACCGGCAACAAACTCAATACTGGCTCGAAGATCTGGAGCAATCTCCTGTACTGGTCGTTTCGGATACCAGTGAGGGGTTTCGTCAGGGCGCTATGATAGGTCTGATAGCCGATGCCAATAACCTCAGTTTTCGGGTTAACCTGACTGATGCAAAACGCCGCGGCCTGAACTTCAGCGCCCATTTACTTAAACTGGCCACTGAGGTACGGTAAAAAAGCAAGCCCTCAAAGCCTGTGGCTGCCATCTTTTGTTTGTATATTGCCCGGCTTTATCAGATACAAGCGCCGGGATTTCCTGGTCGCCACCCAGCCTGGAAAAGGCTGCGCTGCTCTGAGGTAATGAACCGGTGAGGCGCACTATTCCATGGGCAGTACAGATATAAGTAACGATTATGCGTGTCGTACGTAAGTGGTTTGAACTAAGTCTTTCAGCACTATTTCACTCCTGGTAACTTTAAATTGCAATGGCTGAGTGAGTTCGCCGAACAAAGGAGAGCCCCCGCCAAGCAGTACAGGAAAACGGGTGATAACCATTTCATCAATCAAATCGTCTTGCAGGAAGCTTTGAATTGTCACGCCACCGTCGATATATAGCTTGTTGAACCCCTCGGCATTTAGGCTCTTAACAATCTCTTTAGGGTCGCCTTTGGCCAGGAATACTTTGTCTTCAAAGCCTTGTGGTACTTTTGTCATCGTGTTGCTGACGACGAATACAGGCTTAACATAAGGCCAGTCGCAATCAAAGCTCATAACCATATCGAAGGTATTGCGCCCCATCACTATGGCGTCAATTCGTTCCATTAAGGCATTGAAACCAGTGTCAATATTATCCGGATTTGGTACAGAGTTCAGCCAGTCGAGTTTACCTTGTTTATCTGCGATAAAGCCATCCAGGCTCGCCGCTATAAAAACGATGTTTTGCATAAGTTTCTCCTCACACTCGCTGTGGTTGAGTTTAGGTAATAAATCACTTAGAATTTATTCTACAC from the Pseudoalteromonas sp. R3 genome contains:
- a CDS encoding sensor domain-containing diguanylate cyclase, translating into MSEPLPSMSLVKRLTQLNLSVMASSMLLVFSLTSILLWFVVRDRQAETAEINLAQLAHNVVPMLVFNDVDTATKELTLVGIKKDVLFVSLRKTSGEVFSEYAEPSFVPSSALYQKIGSEPQREYEGVRMRLYYPVAIKGKIEGDLIMVIDLTSMMYWYLHLVLMLALLIAALFTVSAFLLSRVQRKALTPLIALSELAQRVSSEHNFQLRANVIRDDEIGILTRSFNELLKRVDISQAELRQQLEQEQAQGQQLKQMVRTDPLTNLPNRVALNQMLKEITCEACMPRPLSCLMFIDLDNFKFVNDNYGHDAGDETLIEVGNRISAMIRSDDLLCRLGGDEFALLLPSIESTENAEKLAARIVTIINRPIVIKDTVMPIGISIGLAYTPLDASAPMDLLNCADDAMYAAKRAGKNNFKVFSKQASV
- a CDS encoding TonB-dependent receptor; protein product: MNQRYLMAGLMGLLSLSVLANNDPLPDLEDLLSQQLNQLPSNTQISAGSRIERSSSDSMAVTHVITDKDIRQFNLQSLADILTMFVGITTRDNSSFIYLGARGIGRPGDFNSRFLFLLDGTRMNENLLDAGLLGYENFVDVGLIERVEYSPGASAALYGNNALLGVINIVTKTSSKLRGLNTAFSVTNDDTLHGRVTVGGRSESGADSWLSLSGSRLRSKDFPVPGAPAELLRWQDLNKESSSRIMLSHQTGSLQLQAAASRRQRSFPDGFSVLFSGGAEPTAPELETLDNEAYFLALTYDDKVSDDMEAYFHISTHGNDLIRSVPLTLQSGEVEFVRPMNSGRWSNLDGQLVFLGVENHEFMVGIDFQKDHRQEFSSRSSLPSQFNFEQKSNENRYGLYFQDLWRINPRFKLQWALRHDDSDFSPARWSPSLTLKYSFLEGHHLLLRHSRAFRVANFLERNANSVFSEPNPENETIDYNELSLVQRWSDSLSSFATFYYADINNLIHQDFFRPIYFNPPPIRSHGVEFGVDKRWARGMSLIANLAVQRSRLRGGFGIANSPEFIGKMRFSMPLGNSGFTLSLNSYGVSKRRTFDSHLPGYVSHDVSLNWQNSPDLFVALGVRNITDKDILEITDDGFTPYLQRRRQVHLSVNWSWNND
- a CDS encoding YfiR family protein; amino-acid sequence: MIKQLVAVCLLFMVCEGKTQSLSENELKAAFLYRFSQFSKWPPPPPDKLRFCVVGNPGLYQAVTSLLHSQGMEDDTEVLELPNNEQISRCDILFLSQQNRQQTQYWLEDLEQSPVLVVSDTSEGFRQGAMIGLIADANNLSFRVNLTDAKRRGLNFSAHLLKLATEVR
- a CDS encoding dihydrofolate reductase family protein, with translation MQNIVFIAASLDGFIADKQGKLDWLNSVPNPDNIDTGFNALMERIDAIVMGRNTFDMVMSFDCDWPYVKPVFVVSNTMTKVPQGFEDKVFLAKGDPKEIVKSLNAEGFNKLYIDGGVTIQSFLQDDLIDEMVITRFPVLLGGGSPLFGELTQPLQFKVTRSEIVLKDLVQTTYVRHA